From the genome of Malus sylvestris chromosome 6, drMalSylv7.2, whole genome shotgun sequence, one region includes:
- the LOC126625276 gene encoding secretory carrier-associated membrane protein 4 isoform X2, which produces MNRHHDPNPFDEEEVQNGAAAPMSKSRVPPVSSEHLGFGQKHDATVDIPLDTMNDSKQKAKELATWEADLKKREKDIKRREDSVAKAGVPVDDRNWPPFFPIIHHDIANEIPIHAQRLQYMAFASWLGIVLCLFFNVIAIIVCWIRGGGVKIFLLATIYALMGCPLSYVLWYRPLYRAMRTDSALKFGWFFMFYMLHIGFCIVAAIAPPIVFNGKSLTGILSAIDVFSDHVVVGIFYLTGFALFCLESLLSLWVLQKVYMYFRGNK; this is translated from the exons ATGAATCGCCACCACGACCCCAACCCATTTGACGAAGAAGAAGTCCAG AATGGTGCTGCTGCTCCTATGTCAAAGTCGCGTGTTCCACCAGTGTCATCTGAACATCTGGGTTTTGGGCAGAAACATGATGCCACAGTCGATATACCGTTGGATACCATGAAT GATTCTAAGCAAAAGGCAAAAGAGCTTGCAACTTGGGAAGCGGATCTCAAGAAGCGAGAAAAG GATATTAAACGGAGAGAAGATTCTGTTGCAAAAG CTGGTGTCCCTGTTGATGATAGAAATTGGCCTCCTTTTTTTCCAATTATTCACCATGATATAGCTAATGAAATACCAATACATGCTCAAAGGCTACAATATATGGCTTTTGCAAGTTGGCTAG GCATAGTTCTTTGCCTATTTTTTAATGTGATTGCGATTATTGTCTGTTGGATTAGAGGCGGGG GTGTTAAAATATTTTTGCTTGCAACGATCTATGCTCTAATGGGATGCCCTCTTTCATATGTTCTTTGGTACAGGCCTCTCTATCGTGCAATGAG AACAGATAGTGCCCTGAAGTTTGGTTGGTTTTTCATGTTCTATATG CTCCACATTGGATTTTGTATTGTTGCGGCGATAGCTCCTCCAATTGTCTTTAATGGGAAATCATTGAC GGGAATTCTTTCGGCAATTGATGTTTTCTCTGATCATGTGGTGGTAGGG ATATTCTACTTAACTGGGTTtgcattgttttgcttggagtctCTTCTAAGCTTATGGGTACTTCAG AAAGTATACATGTATTTCAGGGGGAACAAGTGA
- the LOC126625276 gene encoding secretory carrier-associated membrane protein 4 isoform X1, producing the protein MNRHHDPNPFDEEEVQVEVNPFSNGAAAPMSKSRVPPVSSEHLGFGQKHDATVDIPLDTMNDSKQKAKELATWEADLKKREKDIKRREDSVAKAGVPVDDRNWPPFFPIIHHDIANEIPIHAQRLQYMAFASWLGIVLCLFFNVIAIIVCWIRGGGVKIFLLATIYALMGCPLSYVLWYRPLYRAMRTDSALKFGWFFMFYMLHIGFCIVAAIAPPIVFNGKSLTGILSAIDVFSDHVVVGIFYLTGFALFCLESLLSLWVLQKVYMYFRGNK; encoded by the exons ATGAATCGCCACCACGACCCCAACCCATTTGACGAAGAAGAAGTCCAGGTCGAGGTCAATCCTTTTTCG AATGGTGCTGCTGCTCCTATGTCAAAGTCGCGTGTTCCACCAGTGTCATCTGAACATCTGGGTTTTGGGCAGAAACATGATGCCACAGTCGATATACCGTTGGATACCATGAAT GATTCTAAGCAAAAGGCAAAAGAGCTTGCAACTTGGGAAGCGGATCTCAAGAAGCGAGAAAAG GATATTAAACGGAGAGAAGATTCTGTTGCAAAAG CTGGTGTCCCTGTTGATGATAGAAATTGGCCTCCTTTTTTTCCAATTATTCACCATGATATAGCTAATGAAATACCAATACATGCTCAAAGGCTACAATATATGGCTTTTGCAAGTTGGCTAG GCATAGTTCTTTGCCTATTTTTTAATGTGATTGCGATTATTGTCTGTTGGATTAGAGGCGGGG GTGTTAAAATATTTTTGCTTGCAACGATCTATGCTCTAATGGGATGCCCTCTTTCATATGTTCTTTGGTACAGGCCTCTCTATCGTGCAATGAG AACAGATAGTGCCCTGAAGTTTGGTTGGTTTTTCATGTTCTATATG CTCCACATTGGATTTTGTATTGTTGCGGCGATAGCTCCTCCAATTGTCTTTAATGGGAAATCATTGAC GGGAATTCTTTCGGCAATTGATGTTTTCTCTGATCATGTGGTGGTAGGG ATATTCTACTTAACTGGGTTtgcattgttttgcttggagtctCTTCTAAGCTTATGGGTACTTCAG AAAGTATACATGTATTTCAGGGGGAACAAGTGA